The Polyodon spathula isolate WHYD16114869_AA chromosome 15, ASM1765450v1, whole genome shotgun sequence genome segment CCTTAAAGTACCAGATTAATTACAATAAGTACAATACCAGGTATTAACCCTTTCCATGTGAGTAGAGGGTTGTCTTAGACATATGCTTTGGAATAGCTTTATAGGATTCAGCACACTCATTGAATAATAGTAGGATCtgaaaattcacaaaacaaacaaacaacaaaaaaacatggtgtTTATTGCATACCTTTGGGATATGTTGGCCGGAGCCAGAAAATGGGAAGATCGCTGCACAGATCCATGATTTTGGTGCTCAAAAAGCTGCTGTCTTTCACTGGTTGGTCTGCAGCCACCCAAATGAGGGACTCCTCATCAAACTTAACTGGCATAATCTCATCCTCctaccaaaaaaaatattaatttgattaaTAAATTATTTCTATGCATCAGACTTTCTATTGCTTAAAACAGTCTGACCATAATTGCTCATATTTATTTCAATTGTTGAGATGGTTGCAATTTCTAACAAACTGAAAATTTaacttggatttatttttttccatttaaacatGCTGCAAAAGACCAATGCAGTATGTCAGaacatatttcatataaaaatacacagtgggaaacaataatgtaaatgaaataatcatttaaataaacaaaaaattgaaGACCCCTAAGTGCCTCATGTTTAAGGACTGCAttactgaagtgcattaattgcTCTTCATTGATTTAGCAACATGTCCATTAACAGCCTCTGTAAAGGAAATAGCTGGTGGCTGCGCATGGTGCTGCTTTGCATATTTGGCACATGTTTAGCAGTTATCCCAATAGGAGTAGATTCCTTCGTCTGGGTGATGTGGGAAGTGGTTGGCCTGTTTGAACAGCCCCAGGCACAACAGCAGGCTTTGTGACTCAGAAGCCTGCAGCTGCACCTCATCAGCTCCTCTGGTAGCAGGCTGTACACAAGGGATTCACAACATGGTGATAAAAATGAATTACTAAAACAAAGATGTACTTCACAAATTGGTTGAAAAATGATGGAACTATACAGTAACATCGCTGTGAATGCATCTGTTATAATACATAGGCTGTACAATATTCTTAGCTTTGGTGTTACGGAAAACAACGACAAAGTAGACCAATGTTTTGGCTAGTGTCTCCAGTGTAATGCACAGTACCTTACTCTGATGATGCGTTGGTTAAAACACCTGCTTGAGATTGACCTATCTAACTTTTATATAGGAATCTATCAATTGGGTGTTTCAATGGTGTAAATGAATTATCAATAATCCTActagaatttgtatttttaaagactttcATTACTGtagctgctggtttttgtttcaaccaatctatcagttacttaactgaaccaattattagtttaattggtcaagattaacaggtgttcagatctttagccactgatgatgtaaagacacttaTAAACCCTTCTGGGTAGGGGCTCTCTGGgatcagggttggagacccctaaTATAAAAGTACATACCAGACCGAAAGACATTGACTCCTTATTAAGACTCTCTACATCTGGAATGTGAGCTTTAGCTTGTGCTTTAATGTAGCATTTCTCTCCTCCAGCAAACCGAATCCCTGTGATCCCCTAGAATAAATATACACCACGTTAAAAATCAGTTTGATGGATTTGATGTGCATTTATGTCACTTCCTACTACAATTAAACTATTAGCTCAAAATGTAACTAATAATATGTTGACAACCTTAAAATAACAGCATCTAATGTGTTACCAATTCCAGTGGACAATCAGAAAATAACAACTACTGTGTGCCATTTGAATTCATCTAGTTAGTGACAGAAGAAATACATTgatttgataatgtttttttacTGAATTGGTTGATTTTTAAACGGTTTCTCAGAAGTTCCTGAGTGTGTTTTGGTTGCTGTTATTGGTGGTGCCCACTTACAATATGAAAGTCTTGGACTTCAACGGCTTCTTCACTCCCACTTCCAGTTTTGAACGTTTCCAAGTTATTTCCGGCATCAATTTCCAAGGACCCCTCCTCCACTTTTCCATTGATGCTCATGCTGTAATGAACATTGTACACCTGTAGAGAATATAGCACTTTAATTCCTTACAAACACAAAGCAGTCCTGCTTTCTGTTTTGTAAAGTACCTATGGAGTTGGGTACACTCCCCCAAATAAGTTTTAAATTAACTGGAATGTGTTCGATCAAAGACAACTCTTGATTAAGAACAATACAGTATAGGTATCAGCATGTGTTTAAGTTTTGGAAGCGTGATGTTGGGCAAAACAATCAACTTAGTCACTGGACTACAAGCTATTCAAGATGCGCTCATGACAGGTAGTGTATTTAAGGATTCCGATTCCAATAATACACCGTGATACAAATAATGACACAATTTTTGCATATTACTAAAAACCCGAATTAGAGCGCATATGAAATACAAGTtgatttcagtttctttttgatatgtcaattattaaaaaaataaaataaaaatgaaaggaccAGCAGCTGCCATTAGAAAAAAGCTTTCGAAACCTGAAAAATGTCACTGgtggaggcatttttttttttggtagtaaACCTTATCACCTATATGCCAAGTGCGGAGCTCCGAGTAATAGTTACGACTGCTAATTAGAATACTAGGTAGGGTATGTGATAAACAACACTACATACCAGTTAAGTTAAACCAGTTAATAAATAACATCGAGCCTTTGTTTAACtattggcaaaaaaacaaaaaacaaaaaaaccaaacaaacattcacattatttgcaaatacatttttatagtctagttgaacattttaatttgagtttttgttttggtgtttttgtaattaattccTGTATGTATGAAGACCTGAAAGTCCTAATTGCCTGGGAAGGTTGAAAATAAATCCAAAGCACAACTACGATTGCTAGCTGAATCCTCCTCTCGATCCAGGGCAGCCAACAGACCCTCTCAAGCCAAACAAGTTTGCACGGACGCCAAACCTCAACAAGGTTTCATTATCAGCACCCAcccaagggcactggaactaggggttcTGGGGGTGCAGAGGCACCCCCTGGccttgcatggcttccatcatatacaggggttacagttttgttcaatggctttcagcacccccactttaaaaattgttccagtgccactgcaccCACCCATAACTACTAAACACTCCATAGCGCTGGATGAATGAATGCTAAAAGAAAATCCAATGGCGAACGTTTGTCATTCGTTATCAACAACCCAGAGTGAATAGAAGGTGAAAATTCGTACATGCTTGTCGGTGACTTTCCAGAAGTAAAACGCCCCGATCGCTCCAAACAGAAGAAGAGCCGCCCCAGCAATAAGCACAGCAGCTCCGATTTTCAGCATACGACCGTTGCTGGAAGGTTTTACCGTGACTGCAGTGTATGCCTGAATAAAGAAAGGAATGAATAACAATTGTACTGTGGATCGTCATAAAGTAATCACTCTTATATGTTATATGTCGCTAGATTTAAATTAAGGTTCACGTTGGCATGTATGTAACAgcttataaaatatcaaacaaccaGTACTGATACTAAGTAAATGGCTCAAAGAAAATAAcacctttacctttttttttctttacgcaAGACCTACAGATAAGCTACGTGCAACACAATATTTTTGGTATTCCAAAACTATCTTTAACACAATAGTTTGCCTCTCATCTATTAAATGTCCTGGCCTGTGTGAGAAAATACAATCTTGACAATACTTACTGGTGGGAAACATTGTTCCACATCTTCTGGCCCTGCCAGAGCGATGGGCACTTTCTCCGAGCTCTCTGCCATGACTGCCTTTGCACTTGTGAGTGGGATTGTCCAGCGCTGCACGTTCTCCAGTGCCCAGACTGCAACGTGACCAGAATTCCAGGCGAGTGTTATATTACCTCTGTGTCCTGGTCAACGGTAGCAGCCCaccaaaagaaatacattttaaatgattttaccCACACCGTCAATTCCTGACAAATGACTTatgtttgatgtatttttaatggaaaaggATTAGCAGACAGGAATGCTTATGTCTATGCAAAAAAGAGGCCTCAATTTATAGGATAAATTGTGCTTAGATTGTATTAGCAAGTGGAACTGAAAACCCCCTTCCAATTGACAGTGTTGTTtgctttctgtattgtatttttgttaaaactataTCAGCATAGTCTGTACTGTACATTCATAATCAGTGGAACATAGAAAACTAACTCGAGCTGAAAGGAGTGGCAAGATTCACAGagatccatattattattattattatttattattatattattattattattattattattattttgtaacgAATGGATATTTATAGCGTAAGTATGAAAGTTTACGAGATTCACTGGGAAGATTAGTTGCTGTATTACCTTAATAACAATGAACTATTTGCATTGTTAAATTGAGCTAGTGTTGTATACTAATGATGATTTTCCCGAGGAGGAATGGCCGTAATTGAAAGCTGAAACTGTATTTCTTTGTCCATGTTAAAAGCGAAAACTGCCTTGGCAGACGAACGCCTGTTCTGCTTGTCAAGAACGCATAGGCCTATAGATTCTAGCAGCACGAATTACATGCGTTTGCTAATCGTTAAGAGGTAATGTGTGCACGTAATGCAAGTCATAAGCACAGAGACCCAAAATATATTTCTTCGTAGACCAACTATTTGGGTATTACATCTGGCAAATCTATAATCCCTGTGGCTTATACCTCTGCAGGgaattaattatttaatagatGCCGTTTCCTCGTGTTGTTTAAGAGGACgtgcatttctttatttgtttatttttgtaaattatcaCATTGGATTTCTGACAATATTTGGATAATTGTGCTAGTACTCCACGATTTATGACACATAAGTGCAAACTCAGCCCAAGATGTGATTGACTTAATTCACTCCAGCTGAGTACACAGACACTGTTTAGAGATCCTCCCTGGGTCAGACATTGCGGGAATTCACCTTTTACTTATGAAATTCTTTTAAGCAGAGCAAGGCTTTTCTCATTCTGGCAACCCAGCTTCTGAATTTGGAGTGAGAATCCAACGTCACAGTGGGTTTGTCTCAAGGACTTGTACCACAGCTGCCTGTGTGGTGTTAGAATGATAGACCAGGCATTAGATAATACagcttttgtaaataataataataataataataataataataataataataataataataacctcatTAGTATGACTGAAACATCATATTTGAGTCCCATTATTCTcaaacaactaaaataaacactgtataaGTGTTATATTTAATTCTTCAACATGTGGTTTTACAGTGCAGTTAAAAAACTGAAACGTGAAATCCTTCAGTCCCGAACCTACAAAACGTAAATccctaattaaaaaacaaaaaatcttatcCGGATTGACAGGCAGTAGGTTTTGGTAACTTGTGTTTTGGAGGTGTCTTGGCCATGTAGCAGAGGTGCTGGACC includes the following:
- the LOC121327574 gene encoding leukocyte cell-derived chemotaxin 1-like, whose product is MAESSEKVPIALAGPEDVEQCFPPAYTAVTVKPSSNGRMLKIGAAVLIAGAALLLFGAIGAFYFWKVTDKHVYNVHYSMSINGKVEEGSLEIDAGNNLETFKTGSGSEEAVEVQDFHIGITGIRFAGGEKCYIKAQAKAHIPDVESLNKESMSFGLEDEIMPVKFDEESLIWVAADQPVKDSSFLSTKIMDLCSDLPIFWLRPTYPKDGQRKKREVPRARRQSDDYDEKEFEMDVEEGKAESETEGDNVTSKPAEEKPDFNPENPYHQMLEGERGTMTFDPMLDHQGICCAECRRSYTHCQRICEPLGGYWPWPYDHRGCRVACRVIMPCSWWVGRILGVL